The following are encoded in a window of Sphaerisporangium siamense genomic DNA:
- a CDS encoding DUF5941 domain-containing protein has product MNSVNRVSPTGHESPASTMHMTRVPRSSVVTYRDDGVLARGMGVLVAGQLPPLPPAIAGAFVTGVMLFLGVAGADGPAVFAPAVALMLAGPGSSHQHDGRLDWLVPPILRLTEYGFIACVGFAWEVPRLLVLALLGAVLFHHYDVVYRCRQHVYPPAWLASAGLGWEGRMLLIAMGALLGVVTAVFVLAALYLIALFFWESVTCWLAAPRSGVEAADLGGQD; this is encoded by the coding sequence ATGAACAGCGTGAACCGTGTGAGCCCGACCGGCCACGAGAGCCCGGCGAGCACCATGCACATGACGCGGGTGCCGCGCAGCTCCGTGGTGACCTACCGCGACGACGGCGTGCTGGCGCGTGGCATGGGGGTGCTCGTCGCCGGGCAGCTCCCTCCGCTGCCGCCCGCGATCGCCGGGGCCTTCGTCACCGGCGTCATGCTCTTCCTCGGCGTGGCGGGGGCCGACGGCCCGGCCGTCTTCGCGCCCGCCGTGGCCCTGATGCTCGCCGGGCCCGGCAGCTCCCACCAGCACGACGGACGGCTCGACTGGCTCGTCCCGCCGATCCTCCGCCTCACCGAGTACGGCTTCATCGCCTGCGTCGGCTTCGCGTGGGAAGTGCCACGGTTGCTGGTGCTCGCCCTGCTCGGCGCGGTTCTCTTCCACCACTACGACGTCGTCTACCGGTGCCGCCAGCACGTCTACCCGCCCGCCTGGCTCGCCTCGGCGGGGCTGGGCTGGGAAGGGCGTATGCTGCTGATCGCCATGGGCGCCCTCCTGGGCGTCGTGACGGCCGTCTTCGTGCTCGCCGCGCTCTACCTGATCGCGCTGTTCTTCTGGGAGAGCGTCACCTGCTGGCTCGCCGCGCCCAGGTCCGGCGTCGAGGCGGCCGATCTCGGCGGTCAGGACTGA
- a CDS encoding CDP-alcohol phosphatidyltransferase family protein, protein MVLATTPATRLTCAEGTLADRLAGQLVTLHAGAVHLVTRPAGPPRTALAPSRPAVLVAEPAADPTPRTATTPPPPRLPEPSEPSGPSEPSEPSVLPGPAAPPVPPPALAEPVTEPLAEPVTALPPGSLNGAGPRSTRSGGLIGDLRAVAALARSGTGPLAVLPGDLVAHTEALALLLADPAHGTGALVTPGYADGDPALPPVRYERGRIVAAGNSFHTVSGPNGAFRGVVHIAEADLDSFADVADELANLAQDHRLGEAGESEVTALLLAGLVRVGVPVRATPLGGLHCERVTTQPGADAAIARLGEVDEGRARLRSAIKSDDGLVATYLVSSWSGHLVRAAARLGLTPNAVTGLSVGLAGLAAVAFSAGERRAQVAGAALLYLSFVLDCVDGQLARYTRAFSPIGAWLDATFDRVKEYVVYVGLAVGYAGAADGGVLGPDGVWAMAIAAMLLQSVRHMVDFSYADSRAQAHGRGGAAEGVSARPGGNTAARRLRKLIVLPIGERMALIAVTAALFNARVTFLALLAWGGLAALYTLTGRIARSF, encoded by the coding sequence GTGGTGCTCGCCACGACCCCGGCCACGCGCCTGACGTGCGCGGAGGGCACCCTGGCCGACCGTCTGGCCGGACAACTCGTCACGCTACACGCGGGCGCGGTGCACCTCGTCACCAGGCCCGCCGGCCCTCCCCGGACGGCCCTCGCCCCGTCGCGCCCCGCCGTGCTCGTCGCCGAGCCCGCGGCCGACCCGACGCCGCGCACCGCCACGACGCCTCCGCCGCCCCGGCTCCCCGAACCGTCCGAGCCATCCGGGCCATCCGAGCCATCCGAGCCATCTGTGCTGCCCGGGCCCGCCGCCCCTCCCGTGCCGCCGCCCGCCCTGGCCGAGCCGGTGACCGAGCCCTTGGCCGAGCCGGTGACCGCCCTGCCCCCGGGCTCCCTGAACGGCGCCGGGCCGCGGTCCACCCGCAGCGGCGGCCTCATCGGCGACCTTCGCGCGGTGGCCGCGCTCGCCCGCTCCGGCACCGGGCCGCTCGCCGTGCTCCCCGGCGACCTGGTCGCCCACACCGAGGCCCTCGCCCTCCTCCTGGCCGACCCGGCCCACGGCACCGGCGCGCTGGTGACCCCCGGGTACGCCGACGGCGACCCCGCCCTGCCGCCGGTCAGGTACGAGCGCGGCCGGATCGTCGCCGCGGGCAACTCCTTCCACACCGTCAGCGGCCCGAACGGCGCCTTCCGCGGCGTCGTCCACATCGCCGAGGCCGACCTGGACAGCTTCGCCGACGTCGCCGACGAGCTGGCCAACCTCGCCCAGGACCACCGCCTCGGCGAGGCGGGGGAGTCGGAGGTCACGGCCCTGCTGCTGGCCGGGCTCGTGCGGGTCGGCGTGCCGGTGCGCGCGACGCCGCTCGGCGGGCTCCACTGCGAGCGCGTCACCACCCAGCCGGGCGCCGACGCCGCCATCGCGCGGCTGGGCGAGGTCGACGAGGGCCGCGCCCGCCTCCGGTCCGCCATCAAGTCCGACGACGGCCTCGTCGCCACGTACCTGGTCAGCTCCTGGTCCGGCCATCTGGTGAGGGCCGCGGCGCGGCTCGGCCTCACGCCCAACGCCGTGACCGGCCTGTCCGTCGGCCTGGCGGGCCTCGCGGCGGTGGCGTTCTCGGCCGGCGAGCGCCGCGCCCAGGTCGCCGGGGCCGCGCTGCTGTACCTGTCGTTCGTGCTCGACTGCGTGGACGGCCAGCTCGCCCGCTACACGCGCGCGTTCTCGCCGATCGGCGCCTGGCTGGACGCCACCTTCGACCGGGTCAAAGAGTACGTCGTGTACGTGGGGCTCGCCGTGGGCTACGCGGGCGCCGCGGACGGCGGCGTCCTCGGGCCGGACGGCGTCTGGGCGATGGCCATCGCCGCCATGCTGCTGCAGTCGGTGCGCCACATGGTCGACTTCTCCTACGCCGACTCCCGGGCGCAGGCCCACGGGCGCGGCGGCGCGGCCGAAGGCGTCTCGGCGCGGCCCGGCGGGAACACCGCCGCGCGCCGGCTCCGCAAGCTCATCGTGCTGCCCATCGGCGAGCGCATGGCGCTGATCGCCGTCACGGCCGCGCTGTTCAACGCCAGGGTCACGTTCCTGGCGCTGCTCGCCTGGGGCGGCCTGGCCGCCCTCTACACGCTCACCGGCAGGATCGCGAGGTCCTTCTGA
- a CDS encoding iron-containing alcohol dehydrogenase family protein yields the protein MLTAPLTVEVRRGAVAHLGALLADSRVATSGRVAVAVGSGQGDHISGLITPTLGEAEVFRVPDGSVDAAVSLGADLRKGAYEAVVGIGGGKTIDVTKYAASLAGIPMVAVATNLSHDGICSPVSSLEHEGGKGSFGVPMPLALLVDLDFVRDAPERLVRAGVGDVVSNLSAIDDWQLGNVERGEPIDGLAVSMARTAAEAVLGRDDSIESDAFLTVLAESLILSGMAMVVAGSSRPSSGGDHEILHAIDQLYPGTSNHGELAGVGAAFCSFLREDERSLSLLVGCLRSHDLPVTPGDVGLTTEQFRAAVELAPSTRPGRYTILEHLRLSGPEVHDRVEQYVRAVGR from the coding sequence ATGCTCACCGCTCCCCTCACCGTCGAGGTCCGCAGGGGCGCGGTGGCCCACCTGGGCGCGCTGCTGGCCGACAGCCGCGTGGCGACCTCCGGGCGGGTCGCGGTCGCCGTCGGCTCGGGCCAGGGCGACCACATCTCCGGCCTGATCACCCCCACCCTGGGTGAGGCCGAGGTCTTCCGCGTCCCCGACGGCTCGGTGGACGCGGCCGTCTCGCTCGGCGCCGACCTGCGCAAGGGCGCCTACGAGGCCGTGGTGGGCATCGGCGGCGGCAAGACCATCGACGTCACCAAGTACGCCGCCTCGCTCGCCGGCATCCCCATGGTCGCCGTGGCGACCAACCTCTCGCACGACGGCATCTGCTCGCCGGTCTCCTCCCTGGAGCACGAGGGCGGCAAGGGCTCCTTCGGCGTCCCCATGCCGCTGGCCCTGCTCGTCGACCTCGACTTCGTGCGCGACGCGCCCGAGCGGCTCGTGCGGGCCGGCGTGGGCGACGTGGTGAGCAACCTGTCCGCCATCGACGACTGGCAGCTCGGCAACGTGGAACGCGGCGAGCCGATCGACGGCCTGGCCGTCTCCATGGCCCGCACCGCGGCCGAGGCCGTGCTCGGCCGCGACGACTCCATCGAGTCCGACGCGTTCCTCACGGTGCTGGCCGAGTCGCTGATCCTCTCCGGCATGGCCATGGTCGTGGCCGGGTCCTCCCGGCCGAGCAGCGGCGGCGACCACGAGATCCTGCACGCCATCGACCAGCTCTACCCGGGCACGTCCAACCACGGCGAGCTGGCCGGCGTCGGGGCCGCGTTCTGCTCCTTCCTGCGCGAGGACGAGCGGTCGCTCTCGCTGCTGGTCGGCTGCCTGCGCTCCCACGACCTCCCGGTCACCCCCGGCGACGTCGGGCTGACGACGGAGCAGTTCCGCGCCGCCGTCGAGCTCGCGCCCTCGACGCGTCCGGGACGGTACACGATTCTTGAGCACCTGCGCCTGTCCGGGCCCGAGGTGCACGACCGGGTGGAGCAGTATGTCCGGGCCGTCGGTCGTTGA
- a CDS encoding phosphocholine cytidylyltransferase family protein, producing MLGMVLAAGAGRRLRPYTDTLPKALVPVDGETTILDIALRNLAAVDLREVVVIVGYAAGAVHERKAELERRHGVRLTLVHNDKAEEWNNAYSLWCARDHFSSGALLVNGDTVHPVSVERTLLDAPVTSDILLAVDDVKTLADEEMKVTLDGEGHLRRITKLMDPSEAYGEYIGATLIRPGAAERLADALKATFERDPQLYYEDGYGEMVSRGEKIAVAPIGKVDWVEVDNHDDLAKAREIACLY from the coding sequence TTGCTGGGAATGGTGCTGGCCGCCGGCGCCGGGCGTCGCCTGCGGCCGTACACCGACACGCTGCCCAAGGCGCTTGTGCCGGTCGACGGAGAGACCACGATCCTGGACATCGCCCTGCGGAACCTCGCTGCGGTGGACCTTCGCGAGGTCGTGGTGATCGTCGGCTACGCCGCGGGTGCGGTCCACGAGCGCAAGGCCGAGCTGGAGCGGCGGCACGGTGTGCGGCTCACCCTCGTGCACAACGACAAGGCCGAAGAGTGGAACAACGCCTACTCGCTGTGGTGCGCCCGTGATCATTTCTCCTCGGGCGCGCTGCTGGTCAACGGCGACACCGTCCACCCCGTCTCCGTCGAGCGCACGCTCCTGGACGCCCCGGTCACCAGCGACATCCTGCTGGCCGTGGACGACGTCAAGACGCTCGCCGACGAAGAGATGAAGGTGACCCTGGACGGCGAGGGCCACCTGCGGCGCATCACCAAGCTGATGGACCCCTCCGAGGCCTACGGCGAGTACATCGGCGCCACGCTGATCCGCCCCGGCGCCGCCGAGCGGCTCGCCGACGCCCTGAAGGCCACCTTCGAGCGCGATCCGCAGCTCTACTACGAGGACGGCTACGGCGAGATGGTGTCCCGCGGCGAGAAGATCGCGGTCGCTCCCATCGGCAAGGTCGACTGGGTCGAGGTCGACAACCACGACGACCTCGCCAAGGCCAGGGAGATCGCATGCCTCTACTAG